From the Octadecabacter antarcticus 307 genome, one window contains:
- a CDS encoding ABC transporter permease has product MLRASHSLWRGTFALLVALAIWQAIVTLSGVPRFILPGPALVAQALWHNAALLWENALWSAGNLVLGLGIGVILGIETALLLALSRRARWLLRPMLVVAQAVPIFALAPVITLWLGYGMPSKIVTIALVTYFPIASALFDRLMALPAGLSDLSHLSGAGRWRETLLLRLPYAVPSLLSGLRLAVVYGPLAVLIGEWVGSSQGLGHLMLMSNGRGQTALMFAALIVLACLSLILWLAVEALSRWATTRLSGR; this is encoded by the coding sequence ATGCTGCGCGCCAGCCATAGCCTTTGGCGCGGCACATTTGCGTTGCTTGTAGCATTGGCCATATGGCAGGCAATCGTGACCTTGAGCGGTGTGCCACGCTTTATCCTACCTGGACCAGCTCTGGTGGCACAGGCTCTTTGGCACAATGCCGCTCTCCTGTGGGAAAACGCGCTATGGTCTGCGGGCAACCTTGTTCTCGGCCTGGGAATCGGTGTCATTCTGGGCATCGAGACGGCCCTGTTGCTCGCCTTGTCGCGGCGTGCGCGGTGGCTGCTGCGTCCGATGCTAGTGGTGGCCCAAGCCGTACCCATTTTTGCACTGGCACCTGTGATCACCCTTTGGCTCGGCTATGGCATGCCGTCCAAGATTGTCACCATCGCCCTTGTGACCTATTTTCCAATCGCGTCTGCTCTGTTTGACCGGCTGATGGCACTGCCGGCAGGGTTGAGCGACTTGTCACATTTGTCAGGAGCTGGCCGCTGGCGCGAAACGCTGCTGCTGCGCTTGCCCTATGCGGTGCCGAGCCTGCTGTCGGGACTGCGATTGGCGGTTGTTTACGGACCACTGGCGGTTCTGATCGGCGAATGGGTAGGGTCATCGCAAGGCTTGGGGCATCTTATGCTGATGTCGAACGGTCGCGGCCAGACGGCGCTTATGTTTGCAGCGCTGATTGTGCTCGCATGCTTGTCGCTCATCCTGTGGCTCGCGGTAGA
- a CDS encoding ABC transporter ATP-binding protein codes for MTAPAIQIKGTLRAEQTPLIDSFDLTLLAARWSALLGPSGVGKTSLLRLVAGLPCAAHLDGQIMADDGVPIAPRVAMMAQDDQLLPWASSQDNITICARLRGERAHSDRARALLEDVGLAGFEERKPAEMSAGQRQRVTLARTLYEDRAIVLLDEPFSALDAMTRHTVQDLAVRLLAGRTVVLITHDPAEAVRLADDAWMITRAGITPCALPPTLPPRASDVVENLAAQAALLQRMRALVTGDVA; via the coding sequence ATGACCGCACCCGCCATTCAAATAAAGGGGACTTTGCGCGCAGAGCAAACGCCCCTGATTGACAGCTTTGATCTGACCCTGCTTGCCGCGCGGTGGAGCGCACTGCTTGGACCCTCAGGCGTTGGCAAAACATCGCTGCTACGGTTGGTCGCCGGTTTGCCGTGTGCGGCGCATCTGGACGGACAGATTATGGCCGATGATGGCGTTCCCATCGCGCCGCGCGTGGCGATGATGGCCCAAGATGATCAACTTCTGCCGTGGGCCAGCTCTCAGGACAACATTACGATCTGCGCACGCTTGCGGGGCGAACGGGCGCACTCCGATCGCGCGCGCGCCTTATTGGAAGATGTTGGTCTTGCAGGTTTTGAAGAGCGCAAGCCTGCCGAAATGTCCGCCGGACAACGCCAGCGCGTAACCCTCGCACGCACCCTCTATGAGGACCGCGCAATCGTCCTACTGGACGAGCCGTTCTCGGCCCTTGATGCAATGACGCGACACACGGTGCAGGATCTTGCGGTGCGGCTTCTGGCAGGGCGAACCGTTGTTCTTATCACCCACGACCCCGCCGAGGCAGTCCGGCTGGCGGATGATGCGTGGATGATCACGCGTGCAGGCATCACACCTTGCGCTCTGCCGCCGACACTGCCTCCACGTGCATCTGACGTCGTTGAAAACCTTGCTGCACAGGCAGCGCTGTTGCAGCGCATGCGCGCGCTTGTAACAGGGGACGTGGCGTGA
- a CDS encoding TenA family protein, translated as MIAPDYGHAFSLWRSAAGQDWIDYTHHAFVEGLRDGSLEQASYLHYLRQDYVFLIHFARAWALAAAKAETYSEMAAASATVHALVHIEMPLHVKICATHGIDSATLEATQEAAGNLAYTRYVLEAGYSGDYLDLLAALAPCVLGYGEIGRRLKGNTGPFAQWCDTYTGPDYQALCHDVGALLDSSIVRRLGPDWHLLPRAQTLQTRFNTATQLEIGFWDMAQNPGGT; from the coding sequence ATGATCGCACCTGACTACGGGCATGCGTTTAGCCTATGGCGTTCAGCTGCGGGACAGGATTGGATAGACTACACGCACCATGCCTTTGTCGAAGGACTGCGGGACGGGTCACTGGAGCAAGCCAGCTACCTGCACTATCTGAGACAGGATTATGTGTTTTTAATCCACTTTGCCCGCGCGTGGGCGCTGGCGGCGGCCAAGGCTGAAACTTACAGCGAAATGGCCGCCGCCAGTGCGACAGTTCATGCTCTCGTACACATAGAAATGCCGCTACATGTAAAGATCTGTGCGACCCACGGCATTGACAGCGCAACCCTTGAGGCCACCCAAGAGGCGGCAGGTAACCTGGCGTATACCCGCTATGTCTTAGAGGCGGGATACTCTGGGGATTATCTGGACCTGCTTGCGGCATTGGCGCCTTGCGTTTTGGGATATGGTGAAATCGGTAGGCGGCTCAAGGGCAATACCGGTCCTTTTGCGCAATGGTGCGATACCTACACTGGACCGGACTACCAAGCGCTGTGTCACGATGTCGGCGCGCTGCTGGACAGCTCCATAGTGCGACGGCTCGGGCCAGATTGGCATCTTCTGCCGCGCGCCCAAACACTCCAAACACGGTTCAACACCGCCACACAGCTAGAGATTGGGTTCTGGGACATGGCGCAAAATCCGGGCGGCACATGA
- a CDS encoding ABC transporter substrate-binding protein has translation MKRIITILALTLITTPALAQDRMTIMLDWFVNPNHGPIILAQELGYFADAGLEVEVITPADPNDPPRMLAAGRIDLAVSYQPELHLNSRNGLGLVRVGTLIETPMTCLVVRADGPVQSVADLEGRKVGFAVAGLQEMLLDAMLTHNGVSPDDVEQINIGWSISPALMSGQVDGVIGAFRNFELNQMDIEGIAGRCFYPEAEGVPSYDELIYVARAEGLNRDKIARFLLATERATADILNDPTGMGEVFFATSAELRNELNTRAWGDTWARFASRPAAVDHGRYARFETFLVNQGAVDVAIPAADLVVDVTAQVAE, from the coding sequence ATGAAACGTATTATAACAATCCTCGCCCTCACGCTTATCACCACGCCTGCGCTTGCACAGGACCGCATGACCATCATGCTAGATTGGTTCGTCAATCCTAATCACGGGCCGATCATTCTGGCCCAAGAGCTGGGATATTTCGCCGATGCAGGTCTTGAGGTTGAGGTAATCACCCCGGCCGATCCCAACGATCCGCCGCGCATGCTCGCAGCAGGGCGCATTGATTTGGCGGTCAGTTACCAGCCAGAACTACATCTCAACAGCCGCAACGGGCTGGGACTTGTGCGCGTCGGCACTTTGATTGAGACACCAATGACCTGTCTTGTGGTGCGCGCTGATGGCCCTGTGCAATCGGTGGCCGATCTGGAAGGGCGCAAAGTAGGCTTTGCTGTTGCAGGGTTGCAAGAGATGCTGCTGGACGCGATGCTGACCCATAACGGTGTGTCCCCCGATGATGTCGAACAGATCAATATCGGGTGGTCCATTTCGCCTGCTTTAATGTCCGGTCAGGTCGATGGCGTAATCGGCGCGTTCCGTAATTTTGAACTTAATCAGATGGACATCGAAGGCATCGCAGGGCGTTGTTTCTATCCCGAAGCCGAAGGCGTGCCATCCTACGACGAACTGATTTACGTGGCCCGCGCTGAAGGCCTCAACCGTGACAAGATTGCACGTTTTTTGCTAGCAACCGAACGCGCCACCGCCGATATTTTAAATGACCCGACAGGCATGGGCGAGGTCTTCTTTGCCACCAGCGCCGAGTTGCGCAACGAGCTGAACACCCGTGCATGGGGCGATACATGGGCGCGGTTTGCCAGCCGCCCAGCTGCCGTGGATCATGGCCGCTATGCCCGTTTCGAGACATTTTTGGTCAATCAGGGTGCCGTTGATGTTGCAATACCTGCAGCCGATCTGGTTGTCGACGTGACGGCGCAGGTGGCTGAATGA
- a CDS encoding HesA/MoeB/ThiF family protein, giving the protein MSRYARQIVLPEVGTKGQNRLRAAHVLVAGAGGLGVPVLQYLVGAGVGMITLIDGDAVAQSNLHRQPLYRMADVGRPKALAAADAMASLNPDVALHPIVDWLTPANAPTLVAQADVVLDCADTFAASFTLSDAALAAGKPLIAASALGLTGYVGGFCATAPSLRAVFPDLPRSAATCATSGVLGPVVATMGAMQAQMALSVLLGLTPSPLGQMMIFNATNWRMSGFRFDAAPEPAHPALFIAENQITPTDLVIDLRDEVPAPFRDTALHLQTGSMPDLALPPSDTRIVLACRTGLRAHHACTTLRDRWAGDIALLALPEQ; this is encoded by the coding sequence ATGAGCCGCTACGCTCGTCAGATTGTCCTACCCGAAGTCGGAACCAAAGGTCAAAACCGTTTGCGCGCGGCCCATGTTCTGGTTGCAGGCGCGGGCGGCCTCGGGGTGCCGGTGCTGCAATATCTTGTGGGGGCTGGCGTGGGTATGATCACGCTGATCGACGGCGACGCGGTGGCACAGAGTAACCTGCATCGCCAGCCGCTTTACCGTATGGCAGACGTGGGCCGCCCAAAGGCGCTGGCTGCAGCCGATGCCATGGCCTCTCTGAACCCCGATGTTGCCCTGCACCCTATTGTTGACTGGCTCACACCAGCCAACGCACCCACTTTGGTGGCGCAAGCGGATGTTGTGCTTGATTGCGCTGATACGTTTGCCGCAAGTTTCACCCTGTCTGATGCCGCCCTTGCTGCAGGCAAACCGCTGATTGCAGCCTCTGCATTGGGACTAACAGGCTATGTGGGCGGATTTTGCGCAACGGCACCCTCCCTGCGTGCCGTGTTCCCCGACCTGCCGCGCAGTGCTGCAACCTGTGCAACCTCAGGGGTACTTGGCCCTGTGGTGGCCACAATGGGTGCGATGCAAGCGCAGATGGCCTTGAGCGTCTTGCTCGGGCTGACACCCTCACCTTTGGGTCAGATGATGATCTTTAACGCCACAAACTGGCGCATGTCCGGATTTCGCTTTGACGCAGCACCAGAGCCTGCACACCCCGCCCTTTTCATTGCTGAAAACCAGATCACGCCAACCGATCTTGTCATTGATCTGCGCGATGAGGTCCCTGCCCCGTTTCGCGATACCGCATTGCATCTACAGACTGGCTCCATGCCCGATTTGGCATTGCCCCCGTCCGATACCCGTATCGTATTGGCCTGCCGTACGGGTTTGCGCGCGCATCATGCCTGCACCACATTACGCGACCGGTGGGCGGGCGATATCGCCCTGCTCGCCCTGCCTGAACAATAA
- a CDS encoding thiamine phosphate synthase yields the protein MILPRFYPVFDSADWIARAVPLGVRLVQLRMKDRANDALHTEIVTAQALCRHHGATLVINDHWQLAIDLGADWLHLGQEDLDTADIAAIRSAGIKLGVSTHDLAELDRALALDPDYIALGPVYPTILKEMKWTEQGLDRLTEWKALIGDIPLCAIGGMSVERSTGAFAAGADTVAAVTDITLHADPKARIHAWLEATA from the coding sequence ATGATATTGCCGCGTTTCTACCCCGTCTTCGACAGTGCTGATTGGATTGCCCGCGCAGTCCCACTTGGCGTGCGGCTGGTGCAACTGCGCATGAAAGACCGCGCTAATGACGCTTTGCACACAGAGATTGTCACCGCTCAGGCCCTGTGCCGACACCACGGTGCCACGCTGGTGATCAATGATCACTGGCAACTGGCGATTGATCTGGGGGCAGATTGGCTGCATCTGGGGCAAGAGGATCTGGACACAGCCGATATCGCAGCGATCCGTAGTGCTGGAATCAAGCTGGGTGTCTCAACCCATGACCTTGCCGAGCTAGACCGCGCGTTGGCGCTGGATCCTGATTACATCGCCTTGGGCCCCGTCTATCCAACCATTTTGAAGGAAATGAAATGGACCGAACAAGGCCTTGACCGGCTGACAGAATGGAAAGCCCTGATCGGGGATATCCCGCTGTGTGCCATTGGTGGCATGTCGGTGGAACGCTCCACAGGGGCCTTTGCCGCAGGGGCGGATACGGTGGCGGCAGTGACAGACATCACCCTGCATGCAGATCCCAAAGCCCGCATTCACGCTTGGCTAGAGGCGACCGCATGA
- a CDS encoding thiazole synthase: MRDFYGVDLQTPMMLGTARYPSPAVMENAFHESGASVATVSLRRERGAGQAFWDMVRGLGVHLLPNTAGCHSAREAITTAQMAREYFQTDWIKLEVIGNSDTLQPDPFGLIKAAEVLCADGFKVFPYTTEDQVLAARLVDAGCHVLMPWGAPIGSGMGLNNIHGLRTLRAAFPDVAMVIDAGLGLPSHAAQAMEMGFDAILLNTAVAEADDPATMARAFALATEAGALAATSGPMGMRDMAVPSTPLIGKAWL, translated from the coding sequence ATGCGTGATTTCTACGGGGTGGACTTGCAAACGCCTATGATGCTGGGCACTGCGCGCTACCCCTCGCCCGCCGTGATGGAGAACGCGTTTCACGAAAGTGGAGCGTCGGTTGCGACCGTATCGCTGCGCCGTGAGCGTGGCGCGGGACAGGCATTTTGGGATATGGTACGCGGGCTAGGTGTCCATTTGCTGCCCAATACAGCAGGATGCCATTCAGCGCGCGAGGCGATCACGACGGCGCAGATGGCACGTGAGTATTTCCAGACTGACTGGATCAAACTTGAGGTGATCGGCAATTCCGACACGCTGCAGCCTGACCCGTTTGGCCTGATCAAGGCAGCCGAAGTGCTGTGTGCTGATGGCTTCAAGGTGTTCCCTTACACCACCGAAGATCAGGTGCTTGCCGCGCGGCTGGTAGACGCGGGCTGCCATGTGCTGATGCCTTGGGGCGCGCCCATTGGGTCTGGTATGGGGCTAAACAACATCCACGGGCTGCGCACCCTGCGCGCAGCATTTCCCGATGTGGCGATGGTGATTGATGCGGGTCTTGGCCTGCCAAGCCATGCAGCGCAAGCGATGGAGATGGGGTTCGATGCGATCCTTCTCAACACAGCCGTGGCCGAAGCGGATGATCCCGCGACCATGGCCCGCGCGTTTGCATTGGCCACTGAGGCCGGTGCGCTGGCAGCAACTTCTGGCCCCATGGGTATGCGCGACATGGCCGTCCCATCCACCCCCCTCATTGGAAAGGCCTGGCTATGA
- the thiS gene encoding sulfur carrier protein ThiS, with translation MKIEVNGEPREIKATDLSHALAELGWGDARVATALNGVFVPAALRDDTPLSAGDHIEVLTAMQGG, from the coding sequence GTGAAAATTGAAGTGAACGGAGAGCCGCGCGAGATCAAAGCCACCGATCTAAGTCATGCTTTGGCAGAATTGGGCTGGGGTGATGCGCGGGTCGCCACCGCGCTCAATGGGGTCTTCGTGCCTGCAGCTCTGCGAGACGACACACCCCTTTCAGCCGGTGACCATATCGAAGTTTTAACCGCAATGCAGGGGGGGTAA
- a CDS encoding FAD-dependent oxidoreductase, with translation MVDVTIIGAGVAGLWAARSCLARGLRPRLADRSGPPGPHTCSWWAGGMLAPECEGATAETPIISHGRKAAALWGDVTTVSTQGTLVLAPERDRAELDRFAVRTIGHVACDGDAIAALEPDLGERHKRGLFFAKEAHLDPRQALSDLVRSLAALGVFIEQTEITPDNVQGPVIDCRGLAAQGDLQGLRGVRGEMIVLQSDEIMLTRPVRLLHPRHPLYVVPRANGLFMLGATQIESAARGPMTARSALELLSAAYALDARFAEAVIIEMGADLRPAFADNVPRVVQRGHVMHLNGLFRHGFLMAPALAEQAATFLSTGKTGDLFREN, from the coding sequence ATGGTTGATGTAACCATCATCGGTGCAGGCGTTGCAGGTCTTTGGGCCGCGCGCTCCTGCCTCGCACGGGGCCTGCGCCCCCGTCTGGCGGATCGGTCCGGACCACCGGGGCCACATACCTGTTCGTGGTGGGCGGGTGGCATGCTGGCCCCTGAATGCGAAGGTGCAACAGCAGAGACCCCCATCATCAGCCATGGGCGCAAGGCCGCTGCTTTATGGGGTGATGTCACCACCGTGAGCACCCAGGGTACGCTTGTGCTCGCGCCTGAGCGGGACCGCGCGGAACTAGACCGCTTTGCCGTGCGCACCATCGGGCATGTCGCCTGCGATGGTGACGCGATCGCTGCACTTGAACCTGATCTAGGGGAACGGCACAAACGTGGGTTGTTCTTTGCCAAAGAGGCCCATCTGGACCCCCGTCAGGCCTTGAGCGATCTGGTGCGCAGCCTTGCCGCCTTGGGCGTTTTCATCGAACAGACGGAGATCACACCGGATAACGTGCAAGGTCCAGTTATCGACTGTCGCGGTCTGGCCGCTCAGGGCGATTTGCAGGGCCTGCGTGGGGTACGTGGCGAAATGATTGTACTGCAATCGGACGAGATCATGCTGACCCGCCCCGTCCGTCTGCTGCACCCGCGCCATCCGCTTTATGTCGTGCCGCGTGCGAACGGGTTGTTCATGTTGGGTGCAACCCAGATCGAAAGCGCAGCGCGCGGCCCTATGACGGCACGCTCGGCGCTTGAGCTTTTATCGGCAGCCTATGCGCTTGATGCGCGCTTTGCCGAGGCTGTGATAATCGAGATGGGTGCCGATCTGCGCCCGGCCTTTGCCGACAACGTGCCGCGCGTGGTGCAGCGGGGACACGTGATGCATCTCAACGGGTTGTTCCGCCACGGATTCTTAATGGCGCCGGCATTGGCCGAACAAGCGGCCACTTTTCTTTCAACAGGCAAAACGGGGGATCTATTTCGTGAAAATTGA
- the thiD gene encoding bifunctional hydroxymethylpyrimidine kinase/phosphomethylpyrimidine kinase, producing MGARVAFQALTIAGSDSGGGAGIQADLKTFSALGVYGASVLTAITAQNTRTITAVKMLTPEIIRAQMGAVFDDLAIGAIKIGMLGGPDAICAVAEGLAACAVPAPVVLDPVMVSKSGDALLADDAVAVLRARMLPLADLLTPNLPEAARLLDTPEATDETQMREQGRALLALGPRAVLMKGGHASGAVCIDLLVTQDDVLQLSARRHPTRNTHGTGCTLSAAIAAGLARKMPLTAAVSMAHTYLQGAIEAADRLDIGHGHGPVHHFHKVWPNG from the coding sequence ATGGGGGCACGTGTGGCTTTTCAGGCGTTGACAATTGCAGGCTCCGACAGTGGCGGCGGCGCTGGAATTCAGGCTGATCTTAAAACTTTCAGCGCGCTCGGTGTTTATGGTGCCAGTGTCCTGACCGCAATTACCGCGCAGAACACCCGCACTATTACAGCGGTCAAAATGCTTACCCCCGAGATCATCCGCGCCCAGATGGGTGCGGTTTTCGACGATCTGGCAATTGGTGCGATCAAGATCGGAATGCTTGGTGGACCGGACGCAATTTGTGCCGTTGCAGAAGGGCTGGCGGCCTGCGCAGTGCCAGCGCCAGTGGTTCTTGATCCGGTTATGGTTTCCAAATCAGGGGATGCGCTGTTAGCGGATGATGCAGTTGCCGTTTTGCGTGCACGAATGTTGCCATTGGCAGATCTGCTGACCCCGAATCTTCCGGAGGCTGCGCGCCTGCTGGACACCCCCGAGGCAACAGACGAAACCCAGATGCGCGAACAAGGCCGCGCGCTTCTGGCGCTGGGTCCACGCGCCGTTTTAATGAAAGGCGGCCACGCAAGCGGTGCCGTTTGCATTGATTTGCTGGTCACGCAGGACGATGTGTTGCAGCTATCAGCCCGCCGCCACCCCACGCGCAACACGCATGGTACCGGCTGCACCCTGTCGGCCGCCATCGCCGCAGGACTGGCACGCAAAATGCCACTGACCGCCGCGGTGAGCATGGCCCATACCTACTTGCAAGGGGCCATAGAGGCAGCTGACCGTCTGGATATCGGCCACGGCCATGGCCCCGTCCACCATTTCCATAAGGTCTGGCCCAATGGTTGA